ATGGTACGTACGAAATCAAGGTTCACAAGTAACAGTCAGGCAAGGGCCGGAGGATGACTCCGGCCCTTGTTTTTGCTCATCGAAGAATGAGCGCGACCGGCTGACCGGTGCGGAGGAGTGGCAATGCCAGACCCTGACCGTTTCGAAAGACTAAGAGCGGAACCTGCAAGCGTCCGGAAGCGTGTTTTCCGGCGGTTCACAGTTCCGCTGTTTGTGTTGCTTCTAGTATGCGTTGTTGTTTCCGCCGCTCCGGGGCAGGAGGCAAGGCCCCTGTGGTGGGCCGACATGCAGGCCGAGGCACAGGCGCATGGCTATCATCTGCTGGAAACAGACGTGGCAACTGTGGGGCCGGAATTTTTGGTGCTGGACGTGCGGCCCGATTACGAATTTCGCGGCGGACACGTGGCAGGGGCGCATAATGTGGAATTTCCTCCCACTGATGCGGCGGGAGACGCGCAGGCCATAGCCGCTGCTCTGGCCGAGGTTGTTGCACTGGCTGAAGGCACGATGGACAGGCCCGTGGCCGTATATTGCCGCAGCTTCAGGTGAACGCGTAGCGCAGTTGCAGCGCGCCAGTTGGCGCGTGCCGGTTTTACGAAGGTTTTCAGGTTTCCGCAGGGCTTCATGGGCTGGATGGCGTCTCACCCTGAGATAGAGCCCGATGAATCGGGCCGTGCGGCCCCCGGAACGACGATTACGGATGTGCACCTCTCCGTCCTTGGCGGGCATGCGGACAGGGGCTACCTCGGTCTTTCCGAAGACGCGGTGCACATGAGTTTCGCCGCCATCAGGGCGCACTACGTGGTCGTGCAATTCTTCAACTGCCTCTGCGCGGACTGCCTCAGGGAGCTTACGCAGATGGATGCCCTGCGTGAGGAGCTGGAATTAAAAGACTTGTCAGGTGATAACGGGGTGCCGTTACTGCGTTTTATCGGCATTGCGGTGCACGATGAAGCCCGCAGGGTGGCGGCATTCCGGAAGAAGCAAAAGACCGGCTTTCCGCTCTTTGTGGACAGAAGCGGAACGTTGCTGGAAGGGTTGGGTATTACGGCCCCTCCTGCAGCCTGTCTTCTGGAAAGGACTGAACAGGGCGTCATAGTGCGTGCTCTTGCAGCAGGTTCTGACCGTGAACGTGAAGCCTTTGTGCAGATGGTGCGCGGGCTGACGGAGTAATTGTCAGGCCGCCACGTATTTCAGAAGAGTGGTGAGCACGCCGGCAGTACCGGCATACAGTCCGCACCGGTCGTGGCTTTCAAGTTTGGCTTTGAGTTCTTCCACCCACGGCAGCATGTCGTTTCTGACAAAGTCAGCGGCATTCTCAAGCGCAATTTCATCGTGATCGCGCCACCCTGTGGAGAGAAGATAATAAAGATATTCCAGCTGGATGGATATGTGGTCCGGCGGCTCGTTGCTTTCGCCGGATGTCTTCAGTCCCACTGCGTTCAGCCTTTGCTGCATGGCAAGGGCGGGAGCAGCCATGACCTGATGGTCGCGATGTCCGGCGGTGTGGCACGAGGCGTATAACGGCACCGGCACGCCTTCCCGGTTGGAGACGAACAAACGGACATATTCCGTGCTGCAGAGCTGGCAGAAGCCGCTGCGGTCTTCCGCATGGCTGTCGCAGAGTTGTTCCAGTTCGGCGATTTTTTCGCATAGCTCGGCAAGGTTGCCCTTGTCCGCCTTATACAGGGGATGAAGATCGGCAAGCCCGTCCTCGCACAGTGCAAGACAGTCCGTATCCGCCAGACCACGGAACACGGCTGTCGAGAGTTCGATGGTACACAGGAGGAATAAGCGCGATGTCTCATCAGAAAACATGGAGTCGTTCATCAACACCTCTTGCGAGAACGGCCAGAAGGCGCCAGGAGCAGCGTCACTCAGTTGCAGACAATGGCCGGAACGAACCGGCGGATGATAACGGCAGCGGGTCGGAATGCCCTCCCGAAGCCATGCCGGACGCCGCCGAGGAGATGGGCATGTCGGAATCCGGCAACGACAGTGGTGACTCCGCAAATATCATGGACCGGATGGATATGGAACAGGAGCGGCTCAGAAAAAATGTGCTTGTCCGCATGCGGCGTATTGAAGGGCAGATTCGCGGCATACAGCGCATGATCGAAAACGGCGAAGAGTGCGGCGATATCCTCATGCAGGTGCGCGCCGCGCGTTCGGCGTTGCATGCCGCCAGCAAGCAGGTCATGAAGCGGTATATGGTCCGGTGCCATCTGGACGCCATTCAGAACAGTGAGGACCCAGATGAACCCATTGAGAAGATGATAGATCTTCTGACCGGCTATCTGGATTGAATGACACGAAAAAAGGGAGGAACCGAATTGCGGTTCCTCCCTTAAAATTATTGAAAAATCATTTTGAGTGTTATTTGCCTCCGGCGGGCAGGGGGATTATCCTCCTGCCCCCGGTGTAAGCGATAAAACTTGTTTGTGTGGTTTTAGCCCCGGCTTAATGGCGTTTGTTGTATTGAAAGACAGAGGTCTGCCTTTAAGCTCGAAAAAAAACCGTATCTGCCTGCCTTTCATTTTGGGAGCAGGCTGTGTCTTTATTTCCCCAGAAGAAAACGTGCCAGCTCGGCAAAGCCGCTTCCACCACGGCCCTGTGTCACCCACGTGGGGGCGGCCTCCAGTTCATCGCGGAAGTCGAGCACATTGGCCACACCGACGGAGTGGGGGAAGTAGCCGAACATGGGGGCATCGTTGGGCGAGTCGCCCGAGAACACCACCTGATCACGAATGTCGGCAAGCTCAAGGCCGAATT
This region of Desulfovibrio subterraneus genomic DNA includes:
- a CDS encoding rhodanese-like domain-containing protein; the protein is MLLLVCVVVSAAPGQEARPLWWADMQAEAQAHGYHLLETDVATVGPEFLVLDVRPDYEFRGGHVAGAHNVEFPPTDAAGDAQAIAAALAEVVALAEGTMDRPVAVYCRSFR
- a CDS encoding TlpA family protein disulfide reductase, with the protein product MGWMASHPEIEPDESGRAAPGTTITDVHLSVLGGHADRGYLGLSEDAVHMSFAAIRAHYVVVQFFNCLCADCLRELTQMDALREELELKDLSGDNGVPLLRFIGIAVHDEARRVAAFRKKQKTGFPLFVDRSGTLLEGLGITAPPAACLLERTEQGVIVRALAAGSDREREAFVQMVRGLTE
- a CDS encoding TorD/DmsD family molecular chaperone produces the protein MNDSMFSDETSRLFLLCTIELSTAVFRGLADTDCLALCEDGLADLHPLYKADKGNLAELCEKIAELEQLCDSHAEDRSGFCQLCSTEYVRLFVSNREGVPVPLYASCHTAGHRDHQVMAAPALAMQQRLNAVGLKTSGESNEPPDHISIQLEYLYYLLSTGWRDHDEIALENAADFVRNDMLPWVEELKAKLESHDRCGLYAGTAGVLTTLLKYVAA
- a CDS encoding metal-sensitive transcriptional regulator; amino-acid sequence: MSESGNDSGDSANIMDRMDMEQERLRKNVLVRMRRIEGQIRGIQRMIENGEECGDILMQVRAARSALHAASKQVMKRYMVRCHLDAIQNSEDPDEPIEKMIDLLTGYLD